TGGTGGCCAGGGACTTGACCTCGTCCACGTTGATGACCTTGCCGTCAACGATGCCGAGCTTGAAGGTGAACTGCGCGTTGTCTTCGACGAACTTGGCGAGCGCCTTGGCCAGCGCGACCGGGTCGCCGCTGGTGTAGGCCACGGACGAAACGCCCTTCAGACCCTGGAGCGCGTCTTCGATCTGGCTGCCCTTCGAGGCGCGAGCCGCAAGCTTGTTCTTGAGTACGCGATAACGGCCGCCGGCCTCGCGAACGGTCTTGCGCAGCTCGAAATCCTGCGCCACGGTGAGCTTGGCGAAGGTGCCAACGATGGCGCTGGTGGAGCTCTCAAGCTCCGCCGTCAGCGCTGCGACCTTCTCCGCCTTCTTTGCCTTAGTCAATGCCATAATAGCCTCTAGCTCTTAGCTTCTAGCCTTTAGCTAAGTATTTGAAAATCAATATCATGCGCCTCATGATGGCTTGCTAGCGGCTAGGAGCTAGAAGCTAGAGGCTGTCTTTATGCCTTGGCGGCGGTATCGGCTACGGCGCCGTCGAGCTGGATGCCGGGGCCCATCGTCGAGCTGAGCGTGATGCCCTTGATGTA
The Silvibacterium dinghuense DNA segment above includes these coding regions:
- the rplJ gene encoding 50S ribosomal protein L10: MALTKAKKAEKVAALTAELESSTSAIVGTFAKLTVAQDFELRKTVREAGGRYRVLKNKLAARASKGSQIEDALQGLKGVSSVAYTSGDPVALAKALAKFVEDNAQFTFKLGIVDGKVINVDEVKSLATMPGKEEIFAKLLYLINAPAQRLATVINATGRDLAVVLGQGVEKEKFAS